One stretch of Oncorhynchus clarkii lewisi isolate Uvic-CL-2024 chromosome 3, UVic_Ocla_1.0, whole genome shotgun sequence DNA includes these proteins:
- the LOC139392405 gene encoding cathepsin K-like — translation MLLCGCVLLLLGSVLAHPLDEMSLDAQWDSWKTTHLREYNGLGEEAIRRTIWEKNMRLIEAHNEEAALGIHSYELGMNHLGDMTSEEIVAKLTGLQVPMNRDRSNTWIPGNNVVNLPRSIDYRKKGMVTPVKNQLSCGSCWAFSSAGALEGQLAKTTGKLIDLSPQNLVDCVTENNGCGGGYMTNAFEYVEENGGIDTEEAYPYLGQDEQCVYNASGMGAQCRGFKEIPEGDEQALTKAVAKVGPVAVGIDATLSTFQFYQRGVYYDPNCNKDDINHAVLAVGYGQTAKGEKFWIVKNSWSESWGKQGYIMMARNRGNACGIANLASYPIM, via the exons ATGCTGCTGTGTGGTTGTGTACTGTTGCTCTTGGGCTCAGTCCTAGCCCATCCTCTGGATGAGATGTCACTGGACGCACAGTGGGACTCCTGGAAAACCACCCACCTGAGAGAGTACAACGGCCTG GGGGAGGAGGCGATCCGTAGAACCATCTGGGAGAAGAACATGCGTCTGATCGAAGCCCACAATGAGGAGGCCGCTCTGGGCATTCACTCGTACGAGCTGGGCATGAACCACCTGGGAGACATG acgTCAGAGGAGATAGTTGCAAAGCTGACTGGCCTTCAGGTGCCCATGAACAGGGACCGTAGCAACACCTGGATCCCTGGCAACAATGTGGTGAACCTCCCCAGGTCCATCGACTACCGCAAGAAGGGCATGGTGACCCCAGTCAAGAACCAG CTCTCCTGTGGCTCCTGCTGGGCCTTCAGCTCTGCTGGGGCCCTGGAGGGCCAGCTGGCAAAGACCACAGGCAAACTGATAGACCTCAGCCCCCAGAACCTGGTGGACTGTGTTACTGAGAACAATGGCTGTGGTGGAGGCTACATGACCAACGCCTTCGAATACGTTGAGGAAAACGGAGGCATCGACACAGAGGAGGCTTACCCTTACCTTGGCCAG GATGAGCAGTGTGTCTACAACGCGTCTGGCATGGGTGCTCAGTGTCGCGGGTTCAAGGAGATCCCTGAGGGAGACGAGCAGGCACTGACCAAGGCTGTAGCCAAAGTGGGGCCTGTGGCTGTGGGCATCGATGCCACCCTCTCCACCTTCCAATTCTACCAGCGAG GTGTGTACTACGACCCCAACTGCAACAAGGATGACATCAACCACGCCGTGCTTGCAGTGGGCTATGGACAAACTGCCAAGGGCGAGAAATTCTGGATCGTCAAGAACAG CTGGAGCGAGAGCTGGGGCAAACAGGGCTACATCATGATGGCACGTAACCGCGGGAATGCGTGTGGCATTGCCAACCTGGCCAGTTACCCCATCATGTGA